In Clostridium ljungdahlii DSM 13528, the genomic window TTGAGTTTACACAGCCTACTTTATCTCACCATATGAAAGTTTTGATGGAATGTGGACTTGTAGAATCTAGAAAAGAAGGTTTATGGAGTCATTACAGTTTGAATAACAATAATGCAAACAGATTAATGTTATTTTTAATGAATATCATCACTGATACAGATGATTGTATTTGTAAAGGAAAAAATAAACTTAATTGCTGTAAATAATAATGAGATTAAATTATAGGGAGCGATATAAATGAGTAAAATAGAGATTTTTGATCCAGCTATGTGCTGCTCAACAGGTGTTTGCGGACCAAGCATAAATAAAGAACTTTTAAGAGTTGCAACAGTTATAAATAACATGGTTAAAAAAGGTGCTAATGTAGTAAGGCATAATCTTTCCAGTGAGCCGCAGGCATTTATAGACAACAAGAAAATCAATGAATATTTAAACTCAAAGGGTGCTGATATACTTCCAATAACCCTTGTTGATGGCGAAGTTAAAAAAATTAAG contains:
- a CDS encoding ArsR/SmtB family transcription factor codes for the protein MDKSYEINAKIFKALSDPSRLKILDILSCGEKCACDILEYFEFTQPTLSHHMKVLMECGLVESRKEGLWSHYSLNNNNANRLMLFLMNIITDTDDCICKGKNKLNCCK
- the arsD gene encoding arsenite efflux transporter metallochaperone ArsD, with the translated sequence MSKIEIFDPAMCCSTGVCGPSINKELLRVATVINNMVKKGANVVRHNLSSEPQAFIDNKKINEYLNSKGADILPITLVDGEVKKIKEYPTNEEFAEWSGLSKKEISNVTIKKPTKSCGCNHKGCC